Within the Kribbella aluminosa genome, the region GTGAGCTCGGCGACCAGCGCGTCGCCGACACTGCGGAACCGGTGCAGTATCAGCTCGGACGGGATCCGCCGGCCGGCCTCGACGCCGCCCAGGTTGAGCGCGCTGCCGATCTCCGCGGTCTCCCAGCGCGGGTCGAGACTCCAGTGCAGCCGGCCCGCCCGGGCATCCTGGAGTACGGCGAGGTTGATCTCGTCCCACATCAGCACGTGCGCGACGAGGTCGTGCAGCGAGTCGCAGAAGTGCCCGAGCGGACCGTCGTGGACGTCGTACGGCGCCCGTAGTTCGTCCTCGGTCCTTCCGTCGATCCGGCTCAGCAACAGCTCCTGGTCGCGGCGGATCATCCCGGCCGCCTGGGCCGGTGTCGTCGTCGGTGTGCGCATGACCGTCAATCAACCAGCCGCCCGCGCTCCGCGCCGCCGGATTGCGCGAAGTTCTCAATCCGCCGAGCGGTACGTCGCCATCTTGGCGCGGGCGCCGCAGGTGTTCATCGAGCACCACCGGCGCCGGCCGGCGCGGCTCGCGTCGACGAACAACAGCGAGCAGTCGTCCGCGGCGCAGGTCCGGATCCGCCCGCCCAGCGGGCCGGTGAGCAGGTCGATCCCGTCTCGCGCCAGGACGCCGAGCAGGTCTGTCGCAGTCGGCGAGGTGCCCTCCAGACTGCGCTCCGCGGTCAGGCGCGGCCCGGGCAGTCGGCGGCTGCTCCACCGGTTGACGACGCCGACATCGGCCGGCAATGCGGTGCCGGAGAACAGCCGGTACAGCGCTTCGCGCAGCTCGACCGCCAGGCCGCGGACGGCGCGCGACACCTGCGGCGCGACCTGCGCGAGACCGGCTTCCTGGAACCAGCGGCCGAGGTCCGCCGGCTCCGGGATCCGCTCGAACGGCGCCTGCTGCCGCTTGCCCAGGGTCGCGGTGAAGTCCACCGACGGGCGGCCCCCGACCCAGGTGAAGCTAGTCTGCATGGCGGATAGTCTA harbors:
- a CDS encoding CGNR zinc finger domain-containing protein, coding for MQTSFTWVGGRPSVDFTATLGKRQQAPFERIPEPADLGRWFQEAGLAQVAPQVSRAVRGLAVELREALYRLFSGTALPADVGVVNRWSSRRLPGPRLTAERSLEGTSPTATDLLGVLARDGIDLLTGPLGGRIRTCAADDCSLLFVDASRAGRRRWCSMNTCGARAKMATYRSAD